In a single window of the Niabella ginsenosidivorans genome:
- a CDS encoding retropepsin-like aspartic protease, with translation MNINAINRVLGFLSLIALAPLLIFSQTGQKQTISSAIPVFTVIPYEDATGLLIVPVTIEGKTYRFLFDTGAFTAIAPELDSILQLKKEGQINFVDANNIAGSASFIDLKDIAVGSLKFFNKRTALFASPLFKCLGIEGVLGNDLLSNYIVMIDPVKKQITITDQLNKLTFSRNKAAGSPVTLTQQKSPFIDTRLTHETTGAFVTVFDTGFRGFYQVSRLFAADPEMSSYFRVLDSGRIKGSNSLSVYDQNIETLETHYRMLLPELHIGNARFLDVPVQSMDKPYNALGVELLKYGACILDNKNKKFYFLPDKTTINMGDGEWPVSLGLSDDNLIITYVWDPKLRSQLEIGDQILAIGNHSYDGNNFCDLLTRIPFPDNADSEAITIKDQKGNIRKVILKKEDYD, from the coding sequence ATGAATATAAATGCCATAAACCGGGTTTTAGGTTTCCTGTCTTTGATAGCGCTGGCTCCGTTGCTGATATTTTCACAAACCGGGCAAAAACAGACCATCTCATCCGCCATACCTGTTTTTACAGTAATCCCTTATGAAGATGCCACAGGATTACTGATCGTGCCTGTTACTATTGAAGGCAAAACATACCGTTTCCTTTTTGACACCGGTGCTTTTACCGCAATTGCCCCCGAGCTGGACAGTATATTACAACTCAAAAAAGAGGGTCAGATAAATTTTGTAGATGCCAATAACATTGCGGGCAGCGCAAGCTTCATCGATCTGAAAGATATAGCTGTAGGCTCCTTAAAATTCTTCAATAAAAGAACAGCCCTTTTCGCAAGTCCGCTGTTCAAATGCCTTGGAATAGAAGGGGTCCTTGGCAATGATTTGCTGAGCAATTATATTGTGATGATCGATCCTGTAAAAAAACAGATCACGATTACTGACCAGCTTAACAAGCTGACGTTTTCCCGGAATAAGGCAGCCGGCTCTCCTGTTACCCTTACCCAGCAGAAGAGTCCCTTTATTGATACCCGCCTTACACATGAAACGACAGGTGCATTTGTTACTGTTTTTGACACAGGCTTCCGGGGGTTCTACCAGGTATCCCGACTGTTTGCAGCTGACCCGGAAATGAGCTCATACTTTAGGGTGCTGGACTCAGGGCGAATCAAAGGTTCTAATTCTTTAAGCGTTTATGATCAGAATATTGAAACATTAGAAACGCATTACCGTATGCTATTGCCGGAGCTGCATATTGGCAATGCCCGCTTTCTGGATGTACCTGTACAAAGTATGGATAAACCCTATAATGCTTTGGGAGTGGAGCTTTTAAAATACGGGGCCTGCATACTTGATAATAAAAATAAAAAGTTTTATTTTTTACCAGATAAGACAACCATAAATATGGGCGATGGCGAATGGCCGGTCAGCCTTGGCCTGTCTGACGATAACCTTATTATTACTTATGTCTGGGATCCGAAATTAAGAAGCCAACTGGAGATAGGCGACCAGATCCTTGCCATTGGCAACCACAGTTATGATGGCAATAACTTTTGTGACCTTTTAACAAGGATCCCATTCCCCGACAATGCAGATTCAGAAGCAATAACGATTAAGGATCAAAAAGGCAACATCAGAAAGGTGATCCTTAAAAAGGAAGATTACGATTAG
- the ubiE gene encoding bifunctional demethylmenaquinone methyltransferase/2-methoxy-6-polyprenyl-1,4-benzoquinol methylase UbiE, translating into MTELPHDHIIPYKASEKTKKEQVAEMFDRIAVRYDLMNRVLSGRTDVAWRKKAINMLKKYQPQQLLDIATGTGDLALTAYKLLHPQHITGIDISAQMLEVGKQKIAKEGLSGKITLQLGDSENLEFPGDQFDAAMAAFGVRNFENLEKGLSEMLRVLKPGGQLLIIEFSRPRPGVFKGLYQLYMTVVAPQIAGMLKQNKEAYQYLNKSAKAFPERNDFTDILTKAGFKKAKYKALTFGICCIYTAEK; encoded by the coding sequence ATGACGGAATTACCACATGACCATATTATTCCCTACAAAGCGTCTGAAAAGACCAAAAAGGAACAGGTAGCGGAAATGTTTGACCGCATTGCGGTCCGGTACGATTTAATGAACAGGGTACTTTCCGGCAGAACAGATGTTGCGTGGAGAAAGAAAGCCATCAATATGCTGAAAAAATACCAGCCGCAACAACTTTTAGATATTGCTACCGGAACCGGCGACCTGGCGCTTACCGCTTACAAATTGCTGCATCCGCAGCATATAACCGGTATCGATATTTCGGCTCAGATGCTGGAAGTAGGTAAACAAAAAATAGCGAAAGAAGGCCTTTCGGGTAAAATAACATTGCAATTGGGCGATTCTGAGAACCTGGAATTCCCGGGCGACCAGTTTGACGCCGCTATGGCAGCTTTTGGAGTGCGCAATTTTGAAAACCTGGAAAAAGGGCTATCTGAAATGCTGCGGGTCTTAAAACCAGGAGGTCAGCTCCTGATCATTGAATTTTCCAGGCCACGGCCCGGTGTATTTAAAGGGCTGTATCAATTGTATATGACCGTAGTGGCCCCACAAATTGCAGGAATGCTGAAACAAAACAAAGAAGCATACCAATACCTGAATAAATCGGCAAAGGCTTTCCCGGAACGGAATGACTTTACGGATATTTTAACGAAAGCAGGTTTTAAGAAGGCTAAATATAAAGCACTTACTTTTGGCATCTGCTGCATTTACACTGCCGAAAAATAA